A genomic region of Corticium candelabrum chromosome 6, ooCorCand1.1, whole genome shotgun sequence contains the following coding sequences:
- the LOC134180996 gene encoding selenocysteine-specific elongation factor-like isoform X2, with protein MATSQRILNINLGVLGHIDSGKTSLAKALSTIASTACFDKHPESKERGITLDLGFSSFAVPLPEHMAGLPYDSIQYTLVDCPGHASLIRTIIGGAQIIDLMMLVVDATKGIQTQTAECLVIGEILCDKMVVVLNKIDLFPEAKREASVEKITKRLSKTLATTKFVSSPIIPVSAKPGGPEGPEGQSVGVDKLIKTLSLHSSVPVRTGDGPFLFAVDHCFGIKGQGTVMTGTILNGSVAVNNTIEIPSLKVTKKVKSMQSFRQPIQNAMQGDRVGVCVTQFDPKLLERGLVCSPGTLSTLYAAIVSMHKIQYFKGAVSSKSKFHVTVGYDTVMARLSLFGTPTDSQHVPSPDFSFDREYCHQDELLVEPSTKSKTEAAAAVADSLDKKTDIVVGRQFGLLEFERPVTCPSNSLIIGSRLDTDIHSNMCRIAFHGHIIEGLTDKFYPETVLPKLKVFKVKKREGVVERLQDEYTVIVRSIFKKETNMQLFAGLRVKLSTGEDGVIEGSFGQSGKSKVRIPAGLLQETQKLLSSHKKKGGKSKSDEDGSLTDSRESNIRVTLQFKRYSFDAAKKMIQ; from the exons ATGGCCACTAGTCAGCGCATCCTGAACATCAATctcggtgtccttggtcatatCGACAGTGGCAAGACGTCGCTAG CAAAGGCGCTCAGCACGATTGCGTCGACTGCGTGTTTCGACAAGCATCCGGAGAGCAAGGAGAGAGGAATAACGTTGGATCTAG gATTCTCATCATTTGCTGTTCCTCTCCCTGAACACATGGCAG GTTTACCGTATGATTCCATTCAGTACACGTTAGTTGATTGTCCAGGACACGCGTCTCTCATCAGAACAATCATTGGTG GAGCTCAGATTATCGATTTAATGATGCTGGTGGTTGATGCGACTAAAGGTATCcaaacacagacagcagag tgtcTTGTGATTGGTGAGATACTGTGTGACAAGATGGTTGTTGTTCTGAATAAGATTGATCTCTTTCCGGAAGCGAAACGCGAAGCATCGGTTGAGAAG ATTACAAAAAGACTATCAAAGACGTTGGCCACTACAAAGTTTGTCTCGTCTCCAATAATTCCAGTTTCAGCTAAGCCTGGTGGACCTGAA GGTCCAGAGGGACAGTCTGTTGGTGTTGATAAATTGATTAAG ACTTTGAGTTTGCACAGTTCTGTTCCTGTTCGAACTGGCGACGGTCCGTTTCTATTTGCTGTTGATCATTGCTTTGGAATCAAGGGGCAGGGAACGGTTATGACGGGAACAATTCTAAATGGCAGTGTGGCAGTAAACAAT ACTATTGAGATTCCATCCTTAAAGGTAACAAAGAAAGTGAAGTCAATGCAGTCGTTTCGACAACCAATTCAAAACGCGATGCAG GGAGATCGTGTCGGAGTCTGTGTTACTCAGTTCGATCCCAAGCTGTTGGAGCGAGGGCTCGTTTGCAGTCCTGGAACACTGTCTACGTTGTATG ctgcTATTGTGTCTATGCACAAGATACAGTATTTTAAGGGAGCCGTATCCTCGAAATCTAAATTCCATG TAACGGTGGGTTATGACACCGTAATGGCAAGACTCTCACTCTTTGGAACTCCAACGGACTCCCAACACGTACCATCACCAG ACTTTTCATTTGACCGAGAATATTGTCATCAAGACGAGCTTCTAGTGGAACCATCAACAAAGTCAAAGACtgaagcagcagctgctgtGGCAGATTCTTTAGACAAGAAGACCGACATTGTAGTGGGAAGACAATTTGGTCTGTTGGAATTTGAACGCCCAGTAACATGTCCTTCGAATAGTCTCATCATTGGATCTCGACTAGACACAGACATTC ATAGCAACATGTGCAGGATTGCATTTCATGGCCATATAATAGAAGGTCTTACTGACAAG TTTTATCCAGAGACTGTTCTACCGAAGTTGAAAGTCTTCAAAGTGAAGAAAAGAGAGGGTGTTGTAGAACGG TTACAAGACGAATATACAGTCATCGTACGTTCTATTTTTaagaaagagacaaacatgcagttATTTGCTGGACTACGAGTGAAGCTGTCAACTG GCGAAGATGGTGTCATCGAGGGCTCGTTTGGTCAGAGTGGAAAGTCTAAAGTTCGAATACCAG CTGGTCTCTTACAAGAGACGCAAAAGTTACTATCAAGCCATAAGAAAAAGGGTGGCAAGTCAAAATCAG ATGAAGATGGCAGCTTAACCGACAGCAGAGAAAGCAACATTCGTGTAACTCTTCAGTTCAAGAGATACAGTTTTGATGCTGCTAAGAAGATGATTCAGTAG
- the LOC134180996 gene encoding selenocysteine-specific elongation factor-like isoform X1 has product MATSQRILNINLGVLGHIDSGKTSLAKALSTIASTACFDKHPESKERGITLDLGFSSFAVPLPEHMAGLPYDSIQYTLVDCPGHASLIRTIIGGAQIIDLMMLVVDATKGIQTQTAECLVIGEILCDKMVVVLNKIDLFPEAKREASVEKITKRLSKTLATTKFVSSPIIPVSAKPGGPEGPEGQSVGVDKLIKTLSLHSSVPVRTGDGPFLFAVDHCFGIKGQGTVMTGTILNGSVAVNNTIEIPSLKVTKKVKSMQSFRQPIQNAMQGDRVGVCVTQFDPKLLERGLVCSPGTLSTLYAAIVSMHKIQYFKGAVSSKSKFHVTVGYDTVMARLSLFGTPTDSQHVPSPDFSFDREYCHQDELLVEPSTKSKTEAAAAVADSLDKKTDIVVGRQFGLLEFERPVTCPSNSLIIGSRLDTDIHSNMCRIAFHGHIIEGLTDKFYPETVLPKLKVFKVKKREGVVERLQDEYTVIVRSIFKKETNMQLFAGLRVKLSTGEDGVIEGSFGQSGKSKVRIPAGLLQETQKLLSSHKKKGGKSKSGWCKQHRSSLRYTDGILLDEDGSLTDSRESNIRVTLQFKRYSFDAAKKMIQ; this is encoded by the exons ATGGCCACTAGTCAGCGCATCCTGAACATCAATctcggtgtccttggtcatatCGACAGTGGCAAGACGTCGCTAG CAAAGGCGCTCAGCACGATTGCGTCGACTGCGTGTTTCGACAAGCATCCGGAGAGCAAGGAGAGAGGAATAACGTTGGATCTAG gATTCTCATCATTTGCTGTTCCTCTCCCTGAACACATGGCAG GTTTACCGTATGATTCCATTCAGTACACGTTAGTTGATTGTCCAGGACACGCGTCTCTCATCAGAACAATCATTGGTG GAGCTCAGATTATCGATTTAATGATGCTGGTGGTTGATGCGACTAAAGGTATCcaaacacagacagcagag tgtcTTGTGATTGGTGAGATACTGTGTGACAAGATGGTTGTTGTTCTGAATAAGATTGATCTCTTTCCGGAAGCGAAACGCGAAGCATCGGTTGAGAAG ATTACAAAAAGACTATCAAAGACGTTGGCCACTACAAAGTTTGTCTCGTCTCCAATAATTCCAGTTTCAGCTAAGCCTGGTGGACCTGAA GGTCCAGAGGGACAGTCTGTTGGTGTTGATAAATTGATTAAG ACTTTGAGTTTGCACAGTTCTGTTCCTGTTCGAACTGGCGACGGTCCGTTTCTATTTGCTGTTGATCATTGCTTTGGAATCAAGGGGCAGGGAACGGTTATGACGGGAACAATTCTAAATGGCAGTGTGGCAGTAAACAAT ACTATTGAGATTCCATCCTTAAAGGTAACAAAGAAAGTGAAGTCAATGCAGTCGTTTCGACAACCAATTCAAAACGCGATGCAG GGAGATCGTGTCGGAGTCTGTGTTACTCAGTTCGATCCCAAGCTGTTGGAGCGAGGGCTCGTTTGCAGTCCTGGAACACTGTCTACGTTGTATG ctgcTATTGTGTCTATGCACAAGATACAGTATTTTAAGGGAGCCGTATCCTCGAAATCTAAATTCCATG TAACGGTGGGTTATGACACCGTAATGGCAAGACTCTCACTCTTTGGAACTCCAACGGACTCCCAACACGTACCATCACCAG ACTTTTCATTTGACCGAGAATATTGTCATCAAGACGAGCTTCTAGTGGAACCATCAACAAAGTCAAAGACtgaagcagcagctgctgtGGCAGATTCTTTAGACAAGAAGACCGACATTGTAGTGGGAAGACAATTTGGTCTGTTGGAATTTGAACGCCCAGTAACATGTCCTTCGAATAGTCTCATCATTGGATCTCGACTAGACACAGACATTC ATAGCAACATGTGCAGGATTGCATTTCATGGCCATATAATAGAAGGTCTTACTGACAAG TTTTATCCAGAGACTGTTCTACCGAAGTTGAAAGTCTTCAAAGTGAAGAAAAGAGAGGGTGTTGTAGAACGG TTACAAGACGAATATACAGTCATCGTACGTTCTATTTTTaagaaagagacaaacatgcagttATTTGCTGGACTACGAGTGAAGCTGTCAACTG GCGAAGATGGTGTCATCGAGGGCTCGTTTGGTCAGAGTGGAAAGTCTAAAGTTCGAATACCAG CTGGTCTCTTACAAGAGACGCAAAAGTTACTATCAAGCCATAAGAAAAAGGGTGGCAAGTCAAAATCAGGTTGGTGTAAGCAACATCGATCATCGCTGAGATATACTGATGGCATATTATTAGATGAAGATGGCAGCTTAACCGACAGCAGAGAAAGCAACATTCGTGTAACTCTTCAGTTCAAGAGATACAGTTTTGATGCTGCTAAGAAGATGATTCAGTAG
- the LOC134180996 gene encoding selenocysteine-specific elongation factor-like isoform X3, protein MRLKCLVIGEILCDKMVVVLNKIDLFPEAKREASVEKITKRLSKTLATTKFVSSPIIPVSAKPGGPEGPEGQSVGVDKLIKTLSLHSSVPVRTGDGPFLFAVDHCFGIKGQGTVMTGTILNGSVAVNNTIEIPSLKVTKKVKSMQSFRQPIQNAMQGDRVGVCVTQFDPKLLERGLVCSPGTLSTLYAAIVSMHKIQYFKGAVSSKSKFHVTVGYDTVMARLSLFGTPTDSQHVPSPDFSFDREYCHQDELLVEPSTKSKTEAAAAVADSLDKKTDIVVGRQFGLLEFERPVTCPSNSLIIGSRLDTDIHSNMCRIAFHGHIIEGLTDKFYPETVLPKLKVFKVKKREGVVERLQDEYTVIVRSIFKKETNMQLFAGLRVKLSTGEDGVIEGSFGQSGKSKVRIPAGLLQETQKLLSSHKKKGGKSKSGWCKQHRSSLRYTDGILLDEDGSLTDSRESNIRVTLQFKRYSFDAAKKMIQ, encoded by the exons ATGCGACTAAAG tgtcTTGTGATTGGTGAGATACTGTGTGACAAGATGGTTGTTGTTCTGAATAAGATTGATCTCTTTCCGGAAGCGAAACGCGAAGCATCGGTTGAGAAG ATTACAAAAAGACTATCAAAGACGTTGGCCACTACAAAGTTTGTCTCGTCTCCAATAATTCCAGTTTCAGCTAAGCCTGGTGGACCTGAA GGTCCAGAGGGACAGTCTGTTGGTGTTGATAAATTGATTAAG ACTTTGAGTTTGCACAGTTCTGTTCCTGTTCGAACTGGCGACGGTCCGTTTCTATTTGCTGTTGATCATTGCTTTGGAATCAAGGGGCAGGGAACGGTTATGACGGGAACAATTCTAAATGGCAGTGTGGCAGTAAACAAT ACTATTGAGATTCCATCCTTAAAGGTAACAAAGAAAGTGAAGTCAATGCAGTCGTTTCGACAACCAATTCAAAACGCGATGCAG GGAGATCGTGTCGGAGTCTGTGTTACTCAGTTCGATCCCAAGCTGTTGGAGCGAGGGCTCGTTTGCAGTCCTGGAACACTGTCTACGTTGTATG ctgcTATTGTGTCTATGCACAAGATACAGTATTTTAAGGGAGCCGTATCCTCGAAATCTAAATTCCATG TAACGGTGGGTTATGACACCGTAATGGCAAGACTCTCACTCTTTGGAACTCCAACGGACTCCCAACACGTACCATCACCAG ACTTTTCATTTGACCGAGAATATTGTCATCAAGACGAGCTTCTAGTGGAACCATCAACAAAGTCAAAGACtgaagcagcagctgctgtGGCAGATTCTTTAGACAAGAAGACCGACATTGTAGTGGGAAGACAATTTGGTCTGTTGGAATTTGAACGCCCAGTAACATGTCCTTCGAATAGTCTCATCATTGGATCTCGACTAGACACAGACATTC ATAGCAACATGTGCAGGATTGCATTTCATGGCCATATAATAGAAGGTCTTACTGACAAG TTTTATCCAGAGACTGTTCTACCGAAGTTGAAAGTCTTCAAAGTGAAGAAAAGAGAGGGTGTTGTAGAACGG TTACAAGACGAATATACAGTCATCGTACGTTCTATTTTTaagaaagagacaaacatgcagttATTTGCTGGACTACGAGTGAAGCTGTCAACTG GCGAAGATGGTGTCATCGAGGGCTCGTTTGGTCAGAGTGGAAAGTCTAAAGTTCGAATACCAG CTGGTCTCTTACAAGAGACGCAAAAGTTACTATCAAGCCATAAGAAAAAGGGTGGCAAGTCAAAATCAGGTTGGTGTAAGCAACATCGATCATCGCTGAGATATACTGATGGCATATTATTAGATGAAGATGGCAGCTTAACCGACAGCAGAGAAAGCAACATTCGTGTAACTCTTCAGTTCAAGAGATACAGTTTTGATGCTGCTAAGAAGATGATTCAGTAG
- the LOC134180996 gene encoding selenocysteine-specific elongation factor-like isoform X4 produces the protein MVVVLNKIDLFPEAKREASVEKITKRLSKTLATTKFVSSPIIPVSAKPGGPEGPEGQSVGVDKLIKTLSLHSSVPVRTGDGPFLFAVDHCFGIKGQGTVMTGTILNGSVAVNNTIEIPSLKVTKKVKSMQSFRQPIQNAMQGDRVGVCVTQFDPKLLERGLVCSPGTLSTLYAAIVSMHKIQYFKGAVSSKSKFHVTVGYDTVMARLSLFGTPTDSQHVPSPDFSFDREYCHQDELLVEPSTKSKTEAAAAVADSLDKKTDIVVGRQFGLLEFERPVTCPSNSLIIGSRLDTDIHSNMCRIAFHGHIIEGLTDKFYPETVLPKLKVFKVKKREGVVERLQDEYTVIVRSIFKKETNMQLFAGLRVKLSTGEDGVIEGSFGQSGKSKVRIPAGLLQETQKLLSSHKKKGGKSKSGWCKQHRSSLRYTDGILLDEDGSLTDSRESNIRVTLQFKRYSFDAAKKMIQ, from the exons ATGGTTGTTGTTCTGAATAAGATTGATCTCTTTCCGGAAGCGAAACGCGAAGCATCGGTTGAGAAG ATTACAAAAAGACTATCAAAGACGTTGGCCACTACAAAGTTTGTCTCGTCTCCAATAATTCCAGTTTCAGCTAAGCCTGGTGGACCTGAA GGTCCAGAGGGACAGTCTGTTGGTGTTGATAAATTGATTAAG ACTTTGAGTTTGCACAGTTCTGTTCCTGTTCGAACTGGCGACGGTCCGTTTCTATTTGCTGTTGATCATTGCTTTGGAATCAAGGGGCAGGGAACGGTTATGACGGGAACAATTCTAAATGGCAGTGTGGCAGTAAACAAT ACTATTGAGATTCCATCCTTAAAGGTAACAAAGAAAGTGAAGTCAATGCAGTCGTTTCGACAACCAATTCAAAACGCGATGCAG GGAGATCGTGTCGGAGTCTGTGTTACTCAGTTCGATCCCAAGCTGTTGGAGCGAGGGCTCGTTTGCAGTCCTGGAACACTGTCTACGTTGTATG ctgcTATTGTGTCTATGCACAAGATACAGTATTTTAAGGGAGCCGTATCCTCGAAATCTAAATTCCATG TAACGGTGGGTTATGACACCGTAATGGCAAGACTCTCACTCTTTGGAACTCCAACGGACTCCCAACACGTACCATCACCAG ACTTTTCATTTGACCGAGAATATTGTCATCAAGACGAGCTTCTAGTGGAACCATCAACAAAGTCAAAGACtgaagcagcagctgctgtGGCAGATTCTTTAGACAAGAAGACCGACATTGTAGTGGGAAGACAATTTGGTCTGTTGGAATTTGAACGCCCAGTAACATGTCCTTCGAATAGTCTCATCATTGGATCTCGACTAGACACAGACATTC ATAGCAACATGTGCAGGATTGCATTTCATGGCCATATAATAGAAGGTCTTACTGACAAG TTTTATCCAGAGACTGTTCTACCGAAGTTGAAAGTCTTCAAAGTGAAGAAAAGAGAGGGTGTTGTAGAACGG TTACAAGACGAATATACAGTCATCGTACGTTCTATTTTTaagaaagagacaaacatgcagttATTTGCTGGACTACGAGTGAAGCTGTCAACTG GCGAAGATGGTGTCATCGAGGGCTCGTTTGGTCAGAGTGGAAAGTCTAAAGTTCGAATACCAG CTGGTCTCTTACAAGAGACGCAAAAGTTACTATCAAGCCATAAGAAAAAGGGTGGCAAGTCAAAATCAGGTTGGTGTAAGCAACATCGATCATCGCTGAGATATACTGATGGCATATTATTAGATGAAGATGGCAGCTTAACCGACAGCAGAGAAAGCAACATTCGTGTAACTCTTCAGTTCAAGAGATACAGTTTTGATGCTGCTAAGAAGATGATTCAGTAG